The Halioglobus maricola genome segment GAAGATGATGACCCACGCCATAGAAGCCCTCGTCGCGGATGCGCCAGGCCAGCCTCGCGCGGGGTTCGCCGCGCGACGGCGGCAGTCGTTTGCCGTAATAAATAATTTGTTCCGGCCGTCGTGTCCCGCCCATGGGGGCTCGCTCACTGCCCGGCAAGTCGCGAAATTCAACAAACAGGCCGTGCACCGCGGCAAATTCACGCAGGCCGGAGACCTGTCGCTGTCGTTTGGTGGGAACAAAATGCGTGAGCGGCGCAAGAGCCACAGCGACAATGAAAATGATGAGAAACAGTTCCAACAATAGATACCTGACACAAATCAAACATAGGTTGCAGACAGCGTTGCACCCCGTTGTCCGGCGCCCATTCTATGCTATAAATAGAAGCATACTAAATGCGCGAATATGGGGAGTGAGTTATGTCGCAATACTCAAAAGTGGTCGTCGCTGTCGACCTCAGCGAAGAATCGGAACTGGTAGCCGCCAGAGCACGAGCCATAGCGGCAGGTGCCGGCTGCGAACTTCATCTTGTGCATGTGATCGAACCGCTGAGTTTTGCTTACGGTGTCGACATTCCCATGGACTTCTCCGGCCTTCAAGACGAGATTCAGGAACAGGCAACCAAACAACTCCGCCAGTTTGCCGACAATAATGGCATTGATGCCGACCACCAGCATATTTTGCTGGGCCGCCCTGAAGTCGAGATTCACACAATCGCGGAACAGGTTGGTGCGGACCTGATCGTGGTCGGCAGCCACGGGCGCTACGGCCTCGCCCTGCTCATGGGCTCAACGGCCAACGGCGTGCTTCACGGCGCCTCCTGCGATGTCCTTGCAGTTCGCGTGGGTTCCTAGGGAATTCCTTTCAAGGCTTTAAAAACGCCGCCAGCATCTCCTGGTCGAAAGGCCAGTTCAGCTCTGCGCCGTCCTCTCGGCGCAATACCGGTATGGTCGTGCCGTAACGCTCGAACAGTTCGTCCGACTCGCTGATATCCACATGTTCGAACGCCATGCCTCTCTGCGCGAGCAGTGCCTCTGCCAATTCACACAAATGACAGGCGGATGTCCCGAAAAGAGTTACCATTCATTAATCCCCATTGTCTCGACCAGTTCCGGCCTCTATGATGACCGCCCGATGACGCCCCGCTCCGGGACTTGATGACCACTGAGCTGGAGCGGTACCATACCCATCAGGTACAAAAATTCATACTAATATCGCCTAGGTGATCTAATAGAGGGAGCAGTAACTTTGGCTCTATTTTCGCAACCTACCGCCCGTGCCCTGGCAATTCTCGATTTGCTGATGGCCAATCCGGACCAGGCCTTTGGCCTCACCGAGATGACTCGCCGGCTCAATCTCAACAAGGCGACTTGTCACGCTATCCTGACCACCATGGCAAATTACGGTTTCCTGGTCCAGCACCCCAAGACCAAGGCCTACCGCCTCGGGCCCTCTATTATAGCGGCGGGCAACGCCGCTTTTGCCCAGTTTCCGGTACTCGAGTATGCCCGCCCTGAGCTCGAAGCCTTGCAGGCAGACCTGGATATCGGCTTCGCTGTAACCGGACGCTCCAAGCAGCATATGATCCTGCTCGCCCTCTACGGACAGGCCTCCGAGCTTATTAATTCATTCCAGCTTGGGCTGCGCCTGCCGAACGATGCGCCTGTCGCCGCAGCCTTTATCGCATTTTCTCCGGCCAAACACCTGGAGGCCTGGCTCACCCGCGCGCACGAGGCCCGCGGCGGCTACAACGAACGCCTGGATCAGAAGCTCAGAGTGTCAGTGATCGGCATACGCGCCCGCGGTTATGAGGTCACTCTCAAGACCAAGGCCGAGACAGAGCTCACCAAAGAGCTATCGCGTATTCACAACTCATGGAGCCTCACCGAGCTCGAAGATGCTGCGCGCAAATACCAGAGCGACATCTGTGAAGAGCAGTACCACCTCGATCGCATCGACCCCAAGACTCGCTACGACGTCTCCACTATTTCAGTACCGGTATTCGTCGAGAACAAGCTCCCGGTAGTGTGTTTCGTCGCTGGCTCTTTCAAAGAACCCCTTACCGGCGCCAAGATCGAAGAGATCGCCGCCCGTATCAAGGAGTCTGCAGACCGGGTCACCGCCCTGGCTGAAAGCTTTAGCTGAGCGAGCACACCTTGAATTCTATGCCCCTAAAGACCCTGACTACGCTGTTGCGCGTGGTCAGGGAACAGGGCTATCCGGTCGAGCAAGCACTCCTCCACATTGGCCTTGAGTTCAATCCGCTCGAAGACGACCCAGCCAGCCTGCCAACCCAGATTCCAACCGATTGCTATAGCCGGTTGTACGGCCTGCTAATGGAACTGCTGCAAGACGAGGCTTTTGGCCTTGGCCAGGAGTATCACTCGCCCCCAGGCACGTTCCGCATGATGTGCCTCTTTGTTATTCATTGCCCAACCCTGGAACAGGCTCTGCGTCGCGCCCGGGAATTCTACGACTACTGCGACCAGTTCCGCGACAGCGAGCACCACGATGGGCCGCTGTTTGTCCCTCAGGGCGAGAGCGGCAATGTGCTTTGCGTTCTGGAACGTGGCTCGCCCAGTCAGCAGAATCGTGCACACATAGGCCATGCCAATGTGTTGCTGATGATGTTTCGCTTCTACAGCTGGTTGATTGGCCGGGAGCTACCTCTGCAAGAGGTCCGTGTGCGTGCCAACGAACCAGCCCAGTCACAGCCCTATGAGGCTATCTTCGGCTGCCCGGTGCGTTTCGGCACAGATCACTCAGGGCTCGTGATGAGTAATAATGTCCTGCAGTTGCCTATCGTCCAGACCGAGGATTCCCTGCGAGAATTTCTGCGCCAGGCACCCTACCATCTGGTCAAGCGCGAGACGCCCGGTAGTCTTAACCCGCTTACCCAGAAGATCAAGCAGTTGCTCACCGAACACAGCAACCAGAAGCTGCCCAATGCCAGCGAGATAGCCCTGACTCTCAACATGTCACCGCGCACGCTGCACCGCAAGCTCACCTCTGAAGGCACCAGCTTTCAGCAACTTAAAGACGATTTCCGCAGGGAATTGGCCGTGCACTATATGAACCGACCAGAGCTGACTCTGGATGCTATTGCGGCAGTTATGGGTTTCCAGGACAACTCCGCCTTCTACCGCTCCTTCAAGAAGTGGACCGGTGTATCGCCCGGCCGCTACCGAGCCACCATGCTGGCGGGCGAGGCAAACCCATGAGCGAGCAAGGCTACGCCGACAAACGCGCCTACTTCGACCGCATGTTGACCCTGTATGGCCGCAAACCTGCCCTGGAGGCTCTGCGTGACAAAGCATTGGAATGCCATGCCCTGCATCTCGCCCACAGCAATCGCGAGGGTGGCATCGTCGGGGAACTCATCAACGCGGCAGAACAGCGCGGCATACCCGTACAGCGCCACAGCCGGGAAGAGCTCGCGAGAATTTCTCGCAATGGCAAACAGGACCAGGGCGTAGCACTTGATGTTATCTGTCCAGCATTCCAATCAGTAGGTGGCTATCTCGATACGCTTGATTCAGCGCGGCCCCAGCGCCTGCTCGCACTGGATGGCATCACCAATCCGCAGAATCTCGGCATGATCGTGCGCTCAGCTGCTGCGGGGGATATCGATGGCCTGCTGTGGGCGCGAAAAGGCAACGCAGCGCCTGGCCCGTTGGTGGTCAAGGCAAGCGCCGGCACACTGTATCGCGCACCGGTACTGACCTGCCCCGAGTTGCCTGGCGCACTGGAACAATGCCAGCGGCATGGGTTCGACGTATGCACTCTGGAAAGTAGCGCCCAAACCGATCTGTTTGCTTATCAGCCTCAACGGCACTGTGTTTTCGTGCTGGGTAACGAAACCGACGGAGTCTCTTCGAAGGTGAGCAGGCTGGCGCAGCAGAAATTGTCGATCCCGATGAATAACGGGGTGGAGTCACTCAATGTGGCAGTGACGGCGAGCTTGATTGCTTATGCGGGGAGAATCGAGCGCGGCTGAAGCCGCACTCGATTGAGCCACTTACTTGGAAAGGTAGGCCATACCCTCTTCCAGACCCTTGAGGGTCAGCGGGAACATCTGCCCTTCCAGCAGCTTGTTGGTAATACCCACCGATTGGGTGTACTGCCAGTCGTCCTCGGGCACCGGATTGATCCAGATAACCTTGTCATAGACTTCCTGCAGCCGCCGGAACCACATCTCGCCAGACTCTTCGTTCCAGTGCTCTACGCTGCCACCGGGTTGGAGAATTTCATACGGCGACATGGATGCATCGCCCACGAATACCACTTTGTAGTCGTGGCTGTACTTGTGCAGGATATCCAGCAACGGCGTGCGCTCGTTGTGACGCCGAATATTATTCTTCCACACGCTTTCATACAGAAAATTGTGAAAGTAGAAATACTCCATGTGCTTGAACTCGGTGCGCGCCGCAGAGAACAGTTCTTCACACACCTTCACATGCGGGTCCATAGAGCCGCCTACATCGAAGAACAGCAGCACTTTCACCGCATTGTGGCGTTCCGGCACGAGCTTTATGTCAAGCAGACCAGCGTTTCGGGCCGTCGAGGAAATGGTGTCGTCGAGGTCCAGCTCATCGGCCGCACCGGTGCGGGCGAACTTGCGCAGGCGGCGCATGGCCACCTTGATATTGCGGGTACCCAGTTCGACGCTATCGTCCAGATTTTTAAAATCGCGTTTATCCCAGACCTTCACCGCTTTCTTGTTCTTGCCATTGGGGCCTACGCGGATACCCTCGGGATGATAACCTTCCTGACCAAAAGGCGAAGTGCCACCGGTACCGATCCACTTGTTGCCACCCTCATGGCGTTTTTCTTGTTCTTCAAGGCGCTTTTTGAATTCCTCGATGAGCTTTTCCAGACCACCGAGCGATTCAATTTTGGCCTTTTCTTCCTCACTCAGGTTCTTGAGAAACTCAGATCGTAACCAGTCGTCCGGAATCATCGCTTCGATCACGTCGTCCAGGGCTTCAAGATCTTTAAAATGCAAGCCAAACGCTTTGTCAAAACGATCGAAATACTTCTCGTCCTTCACCATGCAGGTTCGGCTGAAGTAGTAAAAATCATCCATCGAACCAAATACCACGCGCTGCTTCATACCCTCCAGCAGGTCGAGCAACTCACGTGTTGTCACCGGAACGCCCGAGTCGCGAAGACCCTGGAAGAAGTTAATCAGCATGTCGGCTTACCGCGTTTCCCTGCGATGCATGAACGCCAGACGCTCGAGCAGATGAACGTCCTGCTCGTTCTTCATCAGTGCGCCATACAGCGGCGGAATGGCTTTAGTGGGATCGCGATCCTTGAGAATTTCATCGGGGATATCATCAGCCATCAGCAATTTCAGCCAATCGATCAACTCGGATGTTGAAGGCTTCTTCTTCAGGCCGGGAATCGCGCGCAGATCGAAGAATACTTCCATGGCTTCCTGTACCAGATTCTTGGATATATCCGGATAGTGCACATCTACAATCTCGCGCATTGTGTCGCGATCAGGGAAGTTAATAAAATGGAAGAAGCAACGGCGCAGGAAGGCGTCGGGGAGCTCCTTTTCATTATTACTGGTGATGATAATGATTGGCCGCTGTTTGGCCTTGATGGTTTCGCCTGTTTCGTAGACGAAGAACTCCATCCGATCCAGTTCCACCAGCAGATCATTGGGGAATTCAATGTCGGCCTTGTCTACCTCATCGATCAGCAAAACAACCTGCTCGTCGGCCTCAAAAGCCTCCCAGAGTTTACCCTTCTTGATGTAGTTGGCGATATCGTGAACCTTCTCGTCGCCCAACTGTGAATCGCGCAAACGCGACACTGCGTCGTACTCATACAGGCCCTGCTGGGCCTTGGTGGTGGACTTGATGTGCCATTGAATAAGGCGCATACCAAGGCCGCCTGCGACTTCTTCAGCCAGCATGGTCTTACCGGTGCCGGGCTCACCCTTGATCAACAGGGGGCGTTGCAGCGCGACTGCGGCGTTTACCGCCATGCGCAAATCATCAGTGGCAACGTAACGATCAGTGCCTTCAAATTTCATCTGGATTAATACCTATATACAAGCGAGGGCGGTCAGGGTACCTATGGGAAACGCGCTAATCAAGCGGTTGCCCAGCTTCCTCTTTGGCGGCGCTAATTCCGGACATTGAAAACTGGCCGGTACCGTCACCTGAAGCCTGCTTCGCCCTTCGCTCCCAGATTTCCAGCTTGCGTTTCTTGCGCCGGCGCAGGATATACCAGACCAGCAGACCCGCAGCGCACACTGCGGCGCCCACGGCCGCCAATGGCGCGGTATATTCATCCTCTGGAAGCTCATCGCCACGAGTCACCAATGTCGCCTGCTCGGGCTTGGGCATGACTTCTACGTGCAGTGGCAATTCGCGCTGCAGCGTCTGAGCATTGAGCCGCACCATAAATTCGTAGCGACCCGCCTGCTCGAACACAGGGACCGAGACGCGGTATTCGCCATCCAGCGGGGCTTCATAGCGAGCGCTGACGGGAATGATCTCGCGGCTGCCGTCCGGGGCAAGAATATCGACCACCAGCTCAAACGCGGTGAGCACGGCCGGATCAGTGATCGCCTTGCCCTGTTCGGTAATCCGCAGCCCCAATTCAGCCTGACGCCCCGCCGCAATACTGGCGGGCAGTGGGTCTACCTCTATCTGCAGGTTGGAGATAACTGTCACCCTGACCTGCTTTGCACCGGGTGCTTCGAGGCGCCATGCGCCGGGCTCTGGCGCAGGAATAGTCACCAGCGCAAACTGCTCGCTGAGAAACCAGTCACCACCGCTCCCTTGCGGATTGTATTGCCGACCAGATGGGCTGATCAGGGCAATGCTTTGATTGCGCCCGCTGAAGAACACCAGGGTGGTCAATTCCTCGACAGAAGCATCAATCGTAAAACTCTGCCCGGCCACGGGCACTCTGGCGACAGGGGCAACCAGTTCCAGGGACTGCAGGAATATGCCACTGAGTGCGTCCGCGGTGGCGGCCTGCTCCGCAATGCCGCTGGTCGCCAGCGCCAGGGAACGCAGGAACTTCCAATCGGCCTCCTCAGACAAAGCGATCGTGTGCACAGGAATGCCCGTGGCACCCAGTGCCGGTGCGCGTTCGTTGAGAATCTCCCGAGCGGCGCTGGCATTGCGCATGGGTGATTCAGCGATATCAACCTTGCCGTCTGTGAGTAATACGATACTGGTGCGATAGCCCGGATCCATCCGCTCAAAGTCGTAGGTGGCGGCGGCTAGCGCGGCTGGGATATTGGTCCGCTGACCGGAATTGTCGATCAGGCCAATGACATCGCGAGCTTGCGCTCGCCACTGGGCATTGACCTCGCCATGAGGCACCAGAATCTTTACATCTTCGCCAAACAGCCAGACGCCGGCCCGGGCACCGTCCGGCAGCAGGCGGACCAGCATCTCCATAGCCGGTGCGCGCAAATTATCGGGATCAGAAGTCTTCATGCTGCCGGAGATATCGATCAGCAGACGCAGATCGGGCTTCAGGCCAGCACCGCCGGTATCACCGTGTACGGGTGCTACCAGCAGTACCAGACTGGTATATAAGGCGATAAGAATGTGCTTAGGCAACGCTCTCTTGCTCCCCCTGAGCCTCATCGCTCTCCTCTGCCTTGTGTCGATTCGGGCGAATAAAGAGCAGACGCAAGAGCACTGCAGCGCCCAGGGCGACAGCACAGGAAATCGACAGTGGCTTGATCGCATGCTGAGCCGCTTCCGGTCCATTCAGTAGCAACTCAAACCCACCAACAATGAATGCCGGCGCCATGGTCTCCACCCCCGGCTGGGGGTAGGCAGGTGTCAACAATAACGCTGCACTCAATAAGACAATCAATGCCGTCCAGAAATTGGGCCAGCGACGCAACAGCCACCAGGCCAGTAACAGGGCGATCATGACCGCTGCCGCCGTATAGGCGTAGATCGCCGTCATATAAGATTCTTCGGTGAGCACTCGGGCCTCCTATTCCACCCAGGTCACGATGTGCTCATCGTAACCGTCGGGATGCACATATTCATCTGAAATTGCCCTGCCGCGAATAGAGACGCCGGCGTTGTGCACCGTTTCGCGACTCCCGGACACCAGGTAATGCCAATCAGGCAAGGGCTCACCCGCCGCTCGCAGGCGATAGGCACAGGTACTGGGCAGCCAGTCGAGCTCGTCGACATTGCCCTGTTCCAACTGGATACAGTTGGGCACGAGAACGGAGCGACGGCTGTAATCTGTGCACTGACAGTTGTCTTCCTGCAAGAGACGGCAGCGAACCTTGGTATAGAACACTTCACCGCTGTCCTCGTCTTCCAATTTGTGCAGGCAGCATTTGGCGCAGCCATCGCATAGCGCCTCCCACTGCTCACGATCGAGCTCCTGTAGCGGCCTTTGCCACCAGTCAGTCATTGGCTCGGTTCCGACGTAACAACTCCTGCGGCGTCGGTGGCATCTGCAGGAAAAAGCCATTCGCTTCGATATGTTCCAGCACTTCGGCCACATCCACTCGGGCCAGCTTCCTCTCCGGTGTGAGAACAATCGTCATCACAGACTCGGCCTCACCGAATTGCTTGAGCAGAGTTTCCGGAACATCTTCCAGCCCTTTCGCCTTTTCCACATAGAGATACATCTCCTCCTTCTGCGGGCTTCGGAAAATTTCACAGATGAGCTTCACATTTCACCTCGCTGAAGTGCTTTCTTGAGTGGTTCAACCACTACCGCCTCGCGCCAGCCCTGCCAGGACAAGGGTTCCGCTGCACCGGGTCGCAGCAGCAATTCGTAATCTTTGGCCGCCAGCAACACCTGTGGCGGTAACCCCAATTCATCTGCTATGGCTGCTGTGCGTTTTTTTAGCGCCTTGAGCTGATCGCGCTGACGCTGTTCCAGCGGCGGCGGCAGCCTGGCCGGCAATTCCGTCTCAGGCACCTGTTGTTGAGCATCGACCAGGTCCAAAAGCACCTCGCCGCGCTTGCGCAGCACCGCAGGCGGAAGCTCCACATGCTGGCGCAGATCGTCCATATTGGCCGGCATAAACTGAGCCAATTGCAGGCAGGCCTTGTCATCAATAATCCAGGAGCGCGGTTTGTCCCTTTCCCGGGCCACCTCCTCCCGCCATGCGCTCACCGCCACCAGCACTGCCAGCTCGCGCGGCTGCAGTTTCCACGCGCTTTTAATACGTTTGTAGTAGTCCGGGGCTGCAGTGGCCAGGGACGTGGCAGCATCGGCGCCATCTCTGAGCACCCAATCGTAGCGCCCGAGATCGTGACAACGCTTGGCCAACTGGGTGTAGGCGGACAGCAAGTAAATGACGTCTTGCGCGGCGTAGTGGCACTGGGATTCGGTGAGGGGGCGTTTGAGCCAATCAGAACGGGTCTCCCCCTTGGGCAAGTCCTCCTGACACAGCTCGAGAATCAGCGCCCGATAGCCCATGCCAAATTCGAGCCCGGCGAAGGCCGCTGCTTTCTGGGTGTCGAACAAAGGCTGGGGCACAGTACCCAGCCAGCGCTGAAACACCTCGAGATCTTCACTTGCCGAGTGCAGCACCTTGACCACAGAAGGGTCCTGCAGCAATTCCGCCAGCGGTGTCGGGTCAGTGATTTCGAGCGGATCAATCAGCCAGGCGGTGCCTGCGGCATCGCTGCCATCGAAGCACAACTGCACCACCGCTACCTGCGGAAAAAATGTGTTGCGGCGCATAAACTCTGTATCGACCATCACCGCTGTGCAACCTGCGCTTGCGGCGATCAAATTCGCCAGCGCTTCGTCGGATTCAATCAGCTTCCAGTCCATATTCTCTCCGCGCTTGCGTTGCGCTCTCGGCTTTCTCGGCTCACTTCAGTCACTCTACGACCCTGCGTCCGGAGAACGCGTGAGCCAGTGTACTGCCATCTACGTATTCTAGTTCACCGCCCAGCGGCACACCGTGGGCAATGCGAGAAACCCTGATACCCTGGGGCTGGAGCATATCGGTAAGATAGTAAGCGGTGGCCTCTCCCTCCACGGTGGGATTGGTGGCGAGAATCACTTCGCTGATTCCCTCATCCAGAACCCGGCGCTGGAACTTGTCGAGACCAATGTCCTCGGGGCCGATACCATCGATGGGCGAGAGGTGCCCCATCAACACAAAATAGAGGCCGCGATAACTACCGCTCTGCTCTACTGCCAGCACGTCTCCGGGCGTTTCCACTACACAGATTGTCGCAGCGTCGCGGCGCAGGTCGGAACATATCTCGCACACATCAAGCTCAGTGAAATTACGACAGCGACTGCAGTGATCAATCTTGTCGACCGCATCCTGCAGTGCCTCGGCCAGCTTGGAGGCGCCCTCGCGATCACGCTCCAGTAGATGCAAGGTCATCCGTTGGGCAGATTTGGGGCCTACACCGGGCAGGCAACGCAAGGCTTCCATGAGTTCCTGCAATGCGGGACTAAATTTCATTCGCGAGGCTCGTCCTAGAACGGCATTTTGAAGCCGCCGGGGATATTCAGCCCCGAGGCGACACCAGCCATGGCTTCCTGGTTATGCGCTTCAACCTTGCGGACAGCGTCGTTCACCGCAGCGGCGAGCAGGTCTTCGAGCACTTCCTTGTCCTCCGTGAGCACCGCGGGATCGATCTGGACACGCTTAACATCGTGACGCCCGGTCATGGTGACGCTGACAAGGCCCGCGCCGGACTCACCCTGGATCTCCGCATTGGCAAGATCATCCTGCACTTTCTGCATGTCGGATTGCATCTGTTGTGCCTGTTTCATCAGGTCTGACAGGTTACCTTTCATATCAATTCCTCAAGAATCTGTGGGGGCAATAGAAGCCCTATCAAGCGCGCCGTCAAAGCGCGTCATCAGCGCCTGCAAACGCTCGTCGCT includes the following:
- a CDS encoding universal stress protein translates to MSQYSKVVVAVDLSEESELVAARARAIAAGAGCELHLVHVIEPLSFAYGVDIPMDFSGLQDEIQEQATKQLRQFADNNGIDADHQHILLGRPEVEIHTIAEQVGADLIVVGSHGRYGLALLMGSTANGVLHGASCDVLAVRVGS
- a CDS encoding glutaredoxin family protein is translated as MVTLFGTSACHLCELAEALLAQRGMAFEHVDISESDELFERYGTTIPVLRREDGAELNWPFDQEMLAAFLKP
- a CDS encoding IclR family transcriptional regulator, whose amino-acid sequence is MALFSQPTARALAILDLLMANPDQAFGLTEMTRRLNLNKATCHAILTTMANYGFLVQHPKTKAYRLGPSIIAAGNAAFAQFPVLEYARPELEALQADLDIGFAVTGRSKQHMILLALYGQASELINSFQLGLRLPNDAPVAAAFIAFSPAKHLEAWLTRAHEARGGYNERLDQKLRVSVIGIRARGYEVTLKTKAETELTKELSRIHNSWSLTELEDAARKYQSDICEEQYHLDRIDPKTRYDVSTISVPVFVENKLPVVCFVAGSFKEPLTGAKIEEIAARIKESADRVTALAESFS
- a CDS encoding AraC family transcriptional regulator, which codes for MPLKTLTTLLRVVREQGYPVEQALLHIGLEFNPLEDDPASLPTQIPTDCYSRLYGLLMELLQDEAFGLGQEYHSPPGTFRMMCLFVIHCPTLEQALRRAREFYDYCDQFRDSEHHDGPLFVPQGESGNVLCVLERGSPSQQNRAHIGHANVLLMMFRFYSWLIGRELPLQEVRVRANEPAQSQPYEAIFGCPVRFGTDHSGLVMSNNVLQLPIVQTEDSLREFLRQAPYHLVKRETPGSLNPLTQKIKQLLTEHSNQKLPNASEIALTLNMSPRTLHRKLTSEGTSFQQLKDDFRRELAVHYMNRPELTLDAIAAVMGFQDNSAFYRSFKKWTGVSPGRYRATMLAGEANP
- a CDS encoding TrmH family RNA methyltransferase — encoded protein: MSEQGYADKRAYFDRMLTLYGRKPALEALRDKALECHALHLAHSNREGGIVGELINAAEQRGIPVQRHSREELARISRNGKQDQGVALDVICPAFQSVGGYLDTLDSARPQRLLALDGITNPQNLGMIVRSAAAGDIDGLLWARKGNAAPGPLVVKASAGTLYRAPVLTCPELPGALEQCQRHGFDVCTLESSAQTDLFAYQPQRHCVFVLGNETDGVSSKVSRLAQQKLSIPMNNGVESLNVAVTASLIAYAGRIERG
- a CDS encoding vWA domain-containing protein, producing MLINFFQGLRDSGVPVTTRELLDLLEGMKQRVVFGSMDDFYYFSRTCMVKDEKYFDRFDKAFGLHFKDLEALDDVIEAMIPDDWLRSEFLKNLSEEEKAKIESLGGLEKLIEEFKKRLEEQEKRHEGGNKWIGTGGTSPFGQEGYHPEGIRVGPNGKNKKAVKVWDKRDFKNLDDSVELGTRNIKVAMRRLRKFARTGAADELDLDDTISSTARNAGLLDIKLVPERHNAVKVLLFFDVGGSMDPHVKVCEELFSAARTEFKHMEYFYFHNFLYESVWKNNIRRHNERTPLLDILHKYSHDYKVVFVGDASMSPYEILQPGGSVEHWNEESGEMWFRRLQEVYDKVIWINPVPEDDWQYTQSVGITNKLLEGQMFPLTLKGLEEGMAYLSK
- a CDS encoding AAA family ATPase yields the protein MKFEGTDRYVATDDLRMAVNAAVALQRPLLIKGEPGTGKTMLAEEVAGGLGMRLIQWHIKSTTKAQQGLYEYDAVSRLRDSQLGDEKVHDIANYIKKGKLWEAFEADEQVVLLIDEVDKADIEFPNDLLVELDRMEFFVYETGETIKAKQRPIIIITSNNEKELPDAFLRRCFFHFINFPDRDTMREIVDVHYPDISKNLVQEAMEVFFDLRAIPGLKKKPSTSELIDWLKLLMADDIPDEILKDRDPTKAIPPLYGALMKNEQDVHLLERLAFMHRRETR
- a CDS encoding vWA domain-containing protein is translated as MPKHILIALYTSLVLLVAPVHGDTGGAGLKPDLRLLIDISGSMKTSDPDNLRAPAMEMLVRLLPDGARAGVWLFGEDVKILVPHGEVNAQWRAQARDVIGLIDNSGQRTNIPAALAAATYDFERMDPGYRTSIVLLTDGKVDIAESPMRNASAAREILNERAPALGATGIPVHTIALSEEADWKFLRSLALATSGIAEQAATADALSGIFLQSLELVAPVARVPVAGQSFTIDASVEELTTLVFFSGRNQSIALISPSGRQYNPQGSGGDWFLSEQFALVTIPAPEPGAWRLEAPGAKQVRVTVISNLQIEVDPLPASIAAGRQAELGLRITEQGKAITDPAVLTAFELVVDILAPDGSREIIPVSARYEAPLDGEYRVSVPVFEQAGRYEFMVRLNAQTLQRELPLHVEVMPKPEQATLVTRGDELPEDEYTAPLAAVGAAVCAAGLLVWYILRRRKKRKLEIWERRAKQASGDGTGQFSMSGISAAKEEAGQPLD
- a CDS encoding YcgN family cysteine cluster protein; amino-acid sequence: MTDWWQRPLQELDREQWEALCDGCAKCCLHKLEDEDSGEVFYTKVRCRLLQEDNCQCTDYSRRSVLVPNCIQLEQGNVDELDWLPSTCAYRLRAAGEPLPDWHYLVSGSRETVHNAGVSIRGRAISDEYVHPDGYDEHIVTWVE
- a CDS encoding YcgL domain-containing protein; amino-acid sequence: MKLICEIFRSPQKEEMYLYVEKAKGLEDVPETLLKQFGEAESVMTIVLTPERKLARVDVAEVLEHIEANGFFLQMPPTPQELLRRNRAND
- the rnd gene encoding ribonuclease D, producing MDWKLIESDEALANLIAASAGCTAVMVDTEFMRRNTFFPQVAVVQLCFDGSDAAGTAWLIDPLEITDPTPLAELLQDPSVVKVLHSASEDLEVFQRWLGTVPQPLFDTQKAAAFAGLEFGMGYRALILELCQEDLPKGETRSDWLKRPLTESQCHYAAQDVIYLLSAYTQLAKRCHDLGRYDWVLRDGADAATSLATAAPDYYKRIKSAWKLQPRELAVLVAVSAWREEVARERDKPRSWIIDDKACLQLAQFMPANMDDLRQHVELPPAVLRKRGEVLLDLVDAQQQVPETELPARLPPPLEQRQRDQLKALKKRTAAIADELGLPPQVLLAAKDYELLLRPGAAEPLSWQGWREAVVVEPLKKALQRGEM
- the recR gene encoding recombination mediator RecR produces the protein MKFSPALQELMEALRCLPGVGPKSAQRMTLHLLERDREGASKLAEALQDAVDKIDHCSRCRNFTELDVCEICSDLRRDAATICVVETPGDVLAVEQSGSYRGLYFVLMGHLSPIDGIGPEDIGLDKFQRRVLDEGISEVILATNPTVEGEATAYYLTDMLQPQGIRVSRIAHGVPLGGELEYVDGSTLAHAFSGRRVVE
- a CDS encoding YbaB/EbfC family nucleoid-associated protein, which produces MKGNLSDLMKQAQQMQSDMQKVQDDLANAEIQGESGAGLVSVTMTGRHDVKRVQIDPAVLTEDKEVLEDLLAAAVNDAVRKVEAHNQEAMAGVASGLNIPGGFKMPF